The following nucleotide sequence is from Lathamus discolor isolate bLatDis1 chromosome Z, bLatDis1.hap1, whole genome shotgun sequence.
ATATCACCTAGGGGACAGGAATGGCACACCTTTAACAAGGTAAGTCACTTACCTCGTTCACGATTGCTCCCGTAAAGAAGCTTTCTTTAAGTAAATGCAGAGACTCTGCCTGGTGGCAGACATTATTCTGCCACAGGCAGCTACGGGAATGAATTATTTGGTGACAGCTGGGAGTTGAAGGGGAAGAGACAGAACGGTAGCCGGCGACAAGCGGAAGGACTGCACTGTTGCGGAGGGGCTGTGGGGGTGGACGCATTCGCTGAGGGACGGCGACCAGCGGAAGGACTGCGCTGTTGcggaggggggggtgggggcgGACGCATTCACTCAGGGACACCGACCCTGTTCTACAGTGAAGCTCCAGCCAGAGCTGGGCTCCCGGGTGTCCCGGGTGGCGGCCGGCAGGCAGGGGCAGCCCCCGGCCCTCCCGCTCCCGGTGACAGGCGGAGACGTGCCGGGGCGGGCTCTCCGCTACCCGGCCCCACGGCAGCCCGCGGCGACACTGCCTCTCCCGGCTTGCCCCGGCGCCCGCGGCAGGCGGCGGAGCGAAGCGAGCGCGGCTCTGTGTTTTgcagggcggcggcggcggaaaCAGGCGGGAGGCGCTGCTGGACAGCTCCGGAGCGCGGCGCCCATGTTCCGACGACGGTGCAGATGTGAGGAGCGGGGAGCTGGGGAGCACCGCCGCGAAGGCCCCTTCCCTGCGGGGGGACCCCTGGGAGCCCCACGGCTTccgcggcgggcggggcggggcgggagcgAGGGCCAAAGGCAGCCCTTACCTGCGGGCGCGGAGCGCGCGAGGAGGCGGGCTCCCCAGCGgtgcggggcggcggggggacCCTGCGGAGCCCCCACCTCCTTACGCCGCGGCCGGTCCACCCCTATCAGGTGACGTGATGCCCATTGTTTTGGTTCCCCCGACCAATGGAACGCAGCGGCTGGATCCTACGGGTGCCGGGATGGGCCCTTCGTGGCGGCAGCAGGACTCTCCCCTGCCGACCATAACGCATTGCGCAGCGTGCAGCACCGCCCGGTCCTCCTGCGGCTTTAACGGCACCGGCATGGACGCGCCGCGCCAGTTTCCGGCGGGCTTCggcccagagcagcagcagcagcagcagcagcagcagcacggccAGGACAAGCAGAGCCCATGCCTCCAGTGCAACAACTGCGCCTACTACGGGGCTGCTGCGGCAGCCGCGGGGGATAacctgcccctgctgctccGCACCATCTCGCCCCACTCGGGCACGTTCCGGACTCATTCCTCACCGCTGTCCTCCGCTGCCTCCTCTCGGCAGGGCAGCCAGCTGAACGTCAGCGAGTTCACCCCCTCCAGCCATGCCGGCTCGTCCAGGCAGCACCACCAGTACGCCCAGTACCACCAGtgccacagcctgcagcagcagcaggcagcgaGCCCCAGCAGCAGTATCAGCAGCGGCAGCACCCACCACtaccatcaccaccatcatctccaccaccaccaccagcgcCGGGAGAGCAACCCATTCACAGAAATAGCCATGAGCAGCTGCAGGTACAACGGCGGCGTCATGCGGCCGCTCAGCAACCTGAGCTCGTCCCGCAGGAACCTACAAGAGCCGGATTCCGAGTCGCAGCCGCTCCAGCAGCCGCTCGCCagccccgctgccgccgccacCGCGAGCACCCCCACTGCTCCGGAGATCGTGGTCTCCAAGCCCGAGCACAACAACTCCAACAACCTGGCGCTCTACGGCTCCTCCGGCTCTGGTCCTGgtcccggccccggcccgggcAGCGCCAGCAACAGTGGGGGCAAGTCCAGCAAGAAGAAGAACCAGAACATCGGGTACAAGCTGGGGCACCGCCGGGCGCTGTTCGAGAAGCGCAAGCGCCTCAGCGACTACGCGCTCATTTTCGGCATGTTCGGCATCGTCGTCATGGTCATTGAGACTGAGCTCTCCTGGGGCGCCTACACCAAGGTACCGGCAGCCCCTCCGACGGCCCAGCGGAGAGGTGGCCCCGGCCCCTTACAGAGCCCAGCGCGGCGGGGCTGCTTGTTCCCCGCCCCAGCCCCGTCCCGAGGCGCTCTACCCCCGGCACTGGTGTGCCCCGGGCCCCGGCATCGGGGTGGCGTCGGGCGGGAGCGGCACCTTGTCGCTGAGGGATGGTGGTGTCTTTCTATTGCAGGAGTCGCTGTATTCCCTTGCTCTGAAATGCCTTATTAGCCTCTCCACGATTATCCTGCTCGGGCTCATCATCGTGTACCATGCAAGGGAAATACAGGTAATGTTTTCTTCTGCGGGTCAGTGTCTGTTGCTGGCGTAGCTGGGGGGAGAGGGGTGAGGCGGATTCTCGGAGGGCATAGTGGTGGTAAGTACTTTGCACTTCCTGActattcagaaagcaaaaaattatCTCTGCGTGCCTGCCATTGATGAACGgacctccagccccagggagaaACACGGTGGGCTTGTATGTGCTAGGAAGCTCTGCTTGCTAGGGACTGTTGCCAGTGGTTATGCTATAGGATTGCTTAGCGCTGAGGTTATAACGCTCTTGGTGACATGCCTGCCTTCTTCTGTAGGAGAGGTACAGCAATAGTCTTTTATTTCCCAATGGCTACATTTCATgctatgcattttcttttgatgGCAAGGTTAATTGTTTTCACTGTGCAAGGTACGTAATCTTAACTGGATTGTCTCAGACACGAGTGTACTCCAGGAGAATGTTTAAGAGGAGGGGGGAGAGATaagaagtcacagaatcatagaattgtttaggttgaaGAAGACCTCTAAGAtagagtccaactgttaacctagtATCGCCAAGTGCACTACTAAACCGTGTCcgtaagtgccacatctacatgtcttttaaatacctccagagCTGTGTTTTATATAGTGCTGCACAGCTGCTAAGATTGTGACAGAAAAAAACTGCCAAGAAAGGTAGGGCTAAAGGTAGAAGGAATGTAATGATCGAAGATGTAATAAGTCTCACAAATACTGTCACAGGGTCTCTTCAAAGGACTTAGCTCTgacttcagttgtttttttgtttgtttttttaccaagaaataaatatttgtcatTTCAGCTAAACTGAAACATAACAACAGATTTCAAAGTTTTGAGGGGGAAAATACCTTACTTGTAGATACAtcagtgcttttgctttttcagcttctttaactgaaaaatatcttGAGCTGCAAGTGAAAGCGACAGCTTTCAAGGGCACAGAAGACTTTTCCTTTCCACTGGTAccaaacagtttaaaaaaggataaaataagAACTGCATAGTGCCCTGCTTCTGTGCAAATGAATGCTGTAGTTTCAATGTGAAATGGTACCATAGCCGCCTACTTAGGGTAATGTTAGAGAAGTATTATGTTACTGAAGACTCTTTGCAAAATTGGATCCGTTGTGTAGTCCTTGCATGTGCAAAACTTCTGTTCCTGGCTCAGAACCCAGTTTCTCTGCAGTAAGAAATATAAAAGATACTGAATGCTGTTTAGTGATATTGTACTCAATAATCAAGTGTTCTGGTGAAAGAGCATCTCTATAAACTCCTGGATTACTTATGAGGAGTTTTTTTTATCTGTATAAAAATAAGTAAGTGGCGCTCCTGCAATGTGGGAACTGCCTTATCTGGTGTATCTTCCCATAAGTGGTGCTTGAGGCATGAAGAGCAAAGATGGGAAAAAACCTTTGTGTAAACATTTGAATTACTCTATTAATTTTCCAAAAactttaaatggaaaattttaTGCAAGATAACCAAATAGTTGTAGGTCCCTGTATGCATCAGCTTATAATGGTTACTCcaagatttgtttgttttgttttgttttgttttcaggtaaAGAGTTACAAATTTTTAATTCCCTTAGGAGTGTGttacaaatcagaaaaaaaaaaaaatcttaaaaaaattgtaattcTGTTTTGGTCGGGTTTTTTAATTGATTGCTTTAAAGAACTTTCTTATGTATGTGACTACATGGAGGGAATTATGCAACCATGTGACTTAATCAAGGTTAATGTAGTTTTCAGTGCTGCCTGACAGCACTGCCTGTAAAACAGCAATACTCTATGTTTTAGTCTGAGCGACATTGAAAATTGCAGTAGttgtggcagggcttggagtgAGCTGCAGTTTTAAGGAGCTTTATTATTCATGTTGAAAGAGAGGTTCTCTTTTTCAAGGACCTTGCTAGATGGAGAGGGCATAGTACCATCCTTAGTTACTGGATATCTGATAGCTTTTTAATTTAGGTGTAGTCTGGTTTTGTTCAGAcgctttacttttaaaaataaggtgAAGAGTATGCAGAGCAAAACTTACATCTATCTGAGCTGGTAAAATCATATTACACTTGACATCTGAAAACAAGAAGTACCTTAAAAATACTTTGGCTTAGGAATATATGGTGTCTTCCCCCGGCACAAGAAAATACTGTGTAACCATGATAATGTAATGGTTTTGAAATAATCTTTAAAGCTGACAGTTTTCTGAAGGCACACATGCCTTTAATTCAAGCAAGTATCCTGCTGTGTGTAGCAGAATGCATCACTTCTGTAGAATCATGCCCACAGATGGTTGGTTGTGTCTTGTGTTTGCACCAGCTATTTGTCAaccctgttcaagtttgaacaTTCCTTTCTAATTCTTGTCTGAAGCATACTTAGACTTAAACAGTGGGTGTAACCAAGCAGGAATTcattgagagaagaaaaaatgctttatagAATAGAAGAAGGTCAATGTAATCTGCTTGCAGTGTGGTATCTTTCATACTGTAGTAGAAGCAAACCAACCTAAACACATGTAAATTTTTTAACAAAGCGTGAGACAAAACATGttgagaaataaaaacctgaCAGTTTAGTAATTATCAGCAATTGCAGGCTTAATATCTAGAAACTTCTGATGACCTAAAATGCTGGCAAATGGAAATcatctttcttgttcttttcagTAGTCTGTGACCTTGTTTTATTGGTAGGAAATCCAAACAGTCATGCTGCAAGCAAGTCAGTGAGGTATTGCCTGGCAGCATAGCAGGTGACTCTAGTCATCCCATTAAGTGGGAATTAAATTCCAAATGACCTTGACCATATGTTTTGCTCTGAACACAGTCCACCAATCAGTTAAAACAGGGTTTGACAGTCCCAGATTTAAAGGACATGGGACGGAAGCCCATAAAGCTAGTAGAGGTTCTTCCCAAGAGCAGTAATACATCGAGGTGAGAGGAGTGAGTTTTCGTTCTCAGCCTCTTTCCCCGGTTGGGCTGTGGTTGATGCGTGGTGATGGAGCTGGAGCACATGCAGTTTCTCCAGGGCAGGGGTGGTGTCTGCCGTCTTACTTTCAGCACCGCAGACAGCGCCGTGCGCGGCGCCACGGGGCGGAGTGGCGGGATCCGGACTGAATTTCACTGGACTGGACTGGATTGGACCGGCCCGACACAGCACAGGCTAGCCGCCCTGCCACACCCGCATCCCTCTGGCCGTGCTTTCAGTCTCACTTGCAAAGCCTGTTAGCCAcatggatttttgttttaagttCCCTGGAACTTGCTGAGAGCTATGCATCTGGTAGACCAGGGTCCCCAGAATGGTGTAGCTGCGGTATTTAGACAAGGGCAGCTGTATGGATGCTGTGATACTGGAAACTTTGAAGTGTTTCTATCAAATAGGGTTTCAGTGATCACATTCTATTAGTTACTCTGTTTAATATTCTGCCTaatgtggacctgcttgagtgagtccagaggaggaccacgaagAGaatcaaagggctggagcacctctcctatgaaggcaggctgagtgAGTTGGGctcattcagcctggagaaaagaaggctctaGGGAGACCgtagagcagcttccagagctTAAACGGGTGTACGACaagtctggagagggactttttacaagagcatgtagtgacaggacaagggtctTTAAACTGAGGGGAAATTTatgttaaatataaggaagaagttcttcacaatgagggtggtgaagcactggcactggttgcccagagaagctgtgactgccccatccctggcagtgttgaaggccagagctttgagcaacctggtctagtgtgaggtgtctgttgcccatggcagggggttggaactacatgatctttaaggtccgtccctcccaacccaaagaTATTATATGATTCTGTAAGAATAAAGTGTGAGCTGTAATTAAAGTTAGTAGATGTGAGTTAGTGTTAAGACTGTAATAGAAGTCAGGTGaaaccagctgggtttaaatgATAATTTATAGCTTGCATTACCATTTTCataaaagaagatgaagattACAAGCAAATTTTCTTCATATCCCTCCCTCTTCTTGAAAAAACTCCTAATGAACAACAATAATGATGTTGGAGCTGAGAATAGTACAACCCCAAATCTGTGTGTTCTCTTCTTGCTGTGTTCTCTAATGCTGTTAAAGTCATCACGCTTGGGAGATAATGAAATATGCATTGCTGTGTCTCCAGGCTTGTGTGGTTGTTGATTCAGTTCTTTAGAGTAAGTGCCCTGTGTTTGGAAGATCAATGAGAAAAATATGATTCATTGTTATCCCAGCCCAGAACAGGTATTTCTCTGACTGTTACTCCAGTTGAGAGTTTGAAGACATGGAGGATAAAAAGCTAAGAGGATGGTGTGATCCaattatcaaaataatttttgttgtaTAAATTATCCATTTCATGCATAAACAGTTTCTTATTTAATACTATATTACATAATTAAAGCAGCAGTGTGGAATATGGTTAAAATGGTAGTTCCTAGAGAATTTGTTGTCCATTCCACATGTGTTTTGTGGAATTTGCTGTTAGATCAATAAATACAGTGGTATTTAAGAAAGTTTGTGGATGGTAGTTCACATGGTAAAACTGCAGTCCTACTTTTATTGAAAAATGGacctctctgtctctctctagCACTGCTTTTTAAGTACAAATTGTACTGGCACTTTTGTGTGTTACTCAGAGCAAAAAGTTAAAGTTGAAAGTCTTTGAGGTTGCCAGTAGGAGGTCTTTAATGTCTTTTGTTGGGCATTCCACTGCAGTCTGGTAGTTCTTGAGGGATGTGGTTACTGGAGAAATATACCCATTGGAACACTTTTCCTTTGATGCTGGACCACTTAGTATTATCCCTTATGTAAATAAACATGCTCTTCTGTTGCCTTTCCTGAATAATAGTAATTTAAATCCTGAGTAGTGCTAACCTGTGCTGTCTGGGACAGAATCTgaacctctttttcttctccctgatAAGGTGCTCACACTCATGGAGAAACATGAAAGCAGTTGGTATTTGGTAGAAGTTagtagtattttttcttctgtatgtcAGTTGagatttctaaccatttctaaAATGTGTTGCTAGTTCATACTAGAACTAGCATATAGAAAGCCTTGCAAAATCCAGTTAAGGTTAAGCCATTGCTTTCACAGCAGAGCCTATCAGGGCTCCAAGGAGAAAGCACCTTCAGTTCCTAGATAGTTCTGAAGTGATGGGAAAATAATGTGCTGCTGATGGATGTGGAGTGACACACTTTGAGTCTTCATTAACTTTATGGAAAGTGATCACAGTTGAGAGCAAGAATCATGAATCTTCTTTTCCCTGTTCCTGAAAACTTGAAGAAATGGAACACGCAgtataaagaaacagaaaggaatgaTCATAAATACATATCTTGACCTGCAAATAAATTCCATAAAGGATGGTAGCAGTAAATACCATTTATGTGAATTTCATTATCTTATTGGCATCAGTGgaaagttctgcagtaaaaatcATGCACTCATTTGTAAATAGGAAGTTAAACCACCTTACAAATTCTTGACTTATGAAGTAATGGGTATCCTGCAGGCCAGactatttgttttgctttcactggTGTGGTACATGTGCATCTCATTAGCATTAACATCTTCTTAGCTGTCTTGTTGGCAGTCTTAACTTGGCAGTCTTGTTGCTGAGTCTTAACTTGGCTTGAAATACCAGGGATTGCACACACAGACTGTaaaactgctgcagaaacaaaTGAGTTAGATTAAGAGCACAGAGAACAAGTATGCTGAATAATAGGTGAAAATCATTTAATAAACTTTGAATGGTTATTTTATTCTGATCTGAAGCCTGTTGAGATTTAGTGattcctgtttattttaataGGCCTTGGATCAGGTAACAACAACTCACTGTATAGCAGTTTTGATTCAGGGCACAATAACAATGTACAGACTCAAAAATTCAAAAACTGAACAGCAGGAAATCAGGTCGGAATTCAAGGATACAATATATGTCAAATTAATACCACTTTAGAGTATTTTTGGTTACTTAGGTTTAGTCCCATTCAATAAGTTTTTGAAAGATTGCGTCTGCAGAACCTGTGGATGTAGGAAGAGTTAGAGGTGCCCAATGtctctgaaaagcagaactgtaaTGCATATGGTACAGAAGGGAGGCTAGAAAATCCTTTAATGTTGGTCAGCATCCAAAAGGATCTGAGGCCTTTTGCACTGAAGTTCCATGTAAAAGATGCCTCTATTTCCAAGAGGCTCCATTAGAATGTAGGAGGAGGTTGAACCTGATGCTCAGAACACTGAGTGCTTGGCCTGGCCATTCCTAGGACTATGTATTCATATACACCATTGTTAtagccattttttttaatgaggctGTTAGAAGTTTATCAAGATATAGTAGTGCATAATGAAGTGTGGGAAGGTATGTTGTTGTCCGTGTTGGAGGAGAACATTTGTAATCAGAGGTCAGATGCTGGATTTGTTTTAATTGTGCAGCTTAGCTGAAATCAACAGGGGTACTGTGGTGTATGATCTTAGAGGCATTCCACATTCACATCTTAATGTGAAAGTATTGTATGTTAGATCCTTCAGCTCTGGGGACTTCATAAAATTCTGCCAGGTACTGCAGTTGTAGTTTGCCTGAGTTTAAGTGAGTATGTGCCAAGTGTAGCTTAAGGCTCTTGTGTTTCTGTCTATTTTGAGCAGAGATCAGAACAGGAATGACTGCTGCTTAGGACTTGGAAGAatttaaaaatggtgcagaagCTTCTATGTGATTTCAGTCAGCCATTTTCACCCATGATTTTGATGGTGAAAGTTGTTGTAAATCCCCTTACTAGTGAATAAGTTACTTCTCTGAGCCTGTGAAGCTCCTCTTAAGATGTAAATTATGCCTAAGAGAACAGGCTGTAACTGATCTTGTAATTAGCTTTCGGGCAAGATGGATATATTGGTCGTTGCACAAAATTTCTTCtattaactgaaaataaactgtgAAGTATGCAGAAAAACAAGTAGTTTTGTGAGGAAGTTTCCACTGCTCTGTTctgtggaaaagagaaaagttaCATATCAGGacaacatacacacacacaaaaataattttatataactttttttcatgtccctcttttttttttcccagtaataTAAAATATGTTACATTGAATGGAAAACCTCCCATTCAAAAATGTGATATGTGAAATACCTGTCTATCacagtgtatttttaatgaagttgtGTAACTTCTATTATGTAAAGTAATGGAACTTTGTtccattattttaatgaaagctaCATTAAGTAATTTCCTCTTACAGCTGTCAGAAGATCAGAAGAGATTATCATGAGAACGTGTTTTACAGCTTAGAAAGAATTCTTGTGTAAAGGGAGTAATAAAACTGAACCTTTTATACTTGAAAATGGTGTATCTGAACCCAGACCTTTGCAACCAAAAATGTTCTGTTAATATCATACATAAATACTGTGTATAATACTGTTTTAATACAGTTGCTGGGAATCATACATCCGTAAAGTATTTATTCATTCTTCTATTCCCTCTTGAACAGTCCCTACAATTTTGCTCTTTCATCTGTGTGAAAACTGTCCTTAATTAACATAGTTTTATATTGACATTTTAAATTGACCATTTTAAAATTGgcgttttaaaaacaaaaggatgTGAATGTTAGATACTCCATAAAGGAGTGAAGAGGCATGATTTCTGAAGAGGGATGTGTGCATGTTCTAAGGTTTTTCCATATCTCATTCATTTTGGTGGGGACTGATGGACCTTTCAGAATTAAGTTCCGTTTGAGGAAATAGTAGACCTTTTTAAGGCAGATGGAAATACCGCCGTGAATTCCacagaaagtaaaaacaaaggggagaccttaaatacctttatattttaaaattgcgACTCTTGTTCTTTTTAAGAGTAATATGATcgatgttgtttgttttttggttgtttgggtttttttcatacagaaaattTTTTTAtaggtaattatttttttaatttttatatatattttttatataaagaaacataaagtatttattaaaagaaaaacatgctcTGTCAAAGTGGCGCCTTCTGAACTTTTTGCATATTAATACTGTAGAGCTATCCTGATGAGTAGGGGAGATCTGGGTTCTGTGGTTGTCGAACAGACCAGCAGAATTGTTTATTGAGTTCTAGTTGAAGAGTTATCACAAAGCTAGTGAAGACTGTAGGAGCCATGAGGGTCATATGTAGAGAGTTACAAGGCTGTACATGTGTAATTCTTAAATACAGTTTGTCTTGCAAAACCACTTCTGTTGGTAAGGATGTATCTGTAGGAAGGGACCTAACTTCAGTATTCAGAAGAAGGTATCAGAGGCAAAAAAGAAGAGTTTTTGCTTGTAAAAGAgcatatttgaaataaaaaataattgagaaataaatatatatggtTTCATATCCATAGATTTTGTTGTCACCTGTGGGTGGAGAGCTTCCTGAGCTTTTTTGCCTGTAGTCTGCAATAAATACTGTTGCTGTGTAGCTGTGTGTCTTCCATAAACAAATATCAGTTCAGTGCTTTGATGAGTAGGtgtaacaaaagaaggaaatgcatgTATAACAAGCATTTCTATTGCAGTTTTTATTGTCAAAGGGAATTACCTGGACAAatcttcaccttttttttatGTCACTTAAATGATGCTTTTAGTAAATGAACTGCTGAGACTGAGAGTTCAAGTGCCATGGAAGTAATCTGGGAAAGACTTTGCAGCTACATTTGAAGCTCTGGTTTGCGTATCTCTTAGTGTTATGCTGAGATCTGTCCTTTGTCATGTAAATAAGACACTTGTCATCCTGTTATGCCTATAATTTTCAACAGTTGTCTGCCTGCTTTAGTAGGTATGCCAAACACTGCAATTTAAAATGAGTGCAGTGCTCCACAGTATGTCCTGATCAGATACTATTGGGAATCtttatgaaacattttattcttattGCAATTGTTTATTCCATATTTATTGTCATACCACTGCAACATCTGTAGCATCACTACAGGTTTATGCAGACACACCTGCCTTACCCCTGACCTCTGAGGTCATGCATGAGAGTAATGCATTATGAAGCAATGCTTCATCTTCAGTCtcttaacaaaaaaaagattaatcCCAGATGGTTAATGGGCATTTCTTGTTTCGGGACAGTCATTGTGCTTTTAAGAATAAGACCTGTTGCAGTCAGGGAATGAGGCATCTCTTTAATGAAAAATTGCATAGTAGCTTTGATTCAGTCTATACCATTGCATCCATAAAACTTGCATGCACAGAACTCTGATTTCAGCCTCGGAAAGGGGAGAAAGACTGAATGTTCAGGTGTGGCTagacagcaaaaataaattattttttacctGAAACAGGTAATAAATGCAACTAAGCAATAATGAGTACTGAGCATACACTAATAGCACCTAGGTTTAATGAAGTTTTTGTCAAAAGTATTCTCACTTAATTTCTCATTAGTTACCATTTTTACACCAGTCATGCACATTTGAggtgtgttttgactttagagGAGAATCTGTATTTGTGAGTATCTAAATTAGTGGGATCTTTAGAGCCTTTCAATTTAGAGCATCATCCTTGTATGCTAAGGATTCAATCCTTAGCATCTTTGTAATTATTAGAAGAACTTTTCAAGAAGATTTGGAAACTTTAAAACAGACATTGAATTATGAATAAGCTAAGGATGCTCTTGACCtggttttatagaatcatagaatagttagggttggaaaggacctcaagatcatctagttccaaaccccctgccatgggcagggacaccccacactaaaccatcccacccaaggcttcatccaacctggccttgaacactgccagggatggagcacttacgacctccctgggcaacccattccagtgcctcaccaccctaacagggaagaatttcctccttatatccagtttaaacttcccctctttaagttttaacccattaccccttgtcctgtcactacagtccctgacgaagagtccctccccagcatccctataggcccccttcagatactggaaggctgctattaggtccccacgcagccttctcttctccaggctgaacagccccaacttcctcagcctgtcttcatacaggaggtgctccagtcccctgatcatcctcatgtccctcctctggacttgttccagcagttccgtgtcctttttttgcacttgtcatggttgaacttcgtaagattggcatcagcccaccttacaagcatgtcaaggtctctctggatggcatcccttccctccagcatatcaaccaaaccacacagcttggtgtcatcggcaaacttgctgagggcacactcaatctcactgtccatgtcagcgatgaagatgttaaacaagaccggtcccaacaccgatccctgagggacaccactcattaccggtctccagccggatgtcgagccattgaccacaactctttgtgtgcggccatccagccagttctttatccactgagtggtccatccatcaaattgatatctctccaatttagagagaaggatgttgtgtgggacagtgtcaaacgctttgcacaagtccaggtagatgacatcaactgctttacccttatccatcaattctgtagccccatcatagaaggccaccaaattggtcaggcaggatttccccttagtgaagccatgctggctgtcaccaagcaccttgttgtttttcatgtgccttagcatgttgtccaggagaatgtgctccaagatttttcctggcacagaggtgagactgactggtctgtaattccctgggtcttccattttccccttcttgaaaatgggggttatatttccctttttccagacgtcgggaacttcacctgacggccatgatttttcaaatacgatgtccagtggcttagcaacttcatttgccagctccttcaggacccgcggatggattccatcaggtcccacggacttgtgcgtgttcagat
It contains:
- the KCNN2 gene encoding small conductance calcium-activated potassium channel protein 2, with amino-acid sequence MFRRRCRCDVMPIVLVPPTNGTQRLDPTGAGMGPSWRQQDSPLPTITHCAACSTARSSCGFNGTGMDAPRQFPAGFGPEQQQQQQQQQHGQDKQSPCLQCNNCAYYGAAAAAAGDNLPLLLRTISPHSGTFRTHSSPLSSAASSRQGSQLNVSEFTPSSHAGSSRQHHQYAQYHQCHSLQQQQAASPSSSISSGSTHHYHHHHHLHHHHQRRESNPFTEIAMSSCRYNGGVMRPLSNLSSSRRNLQEPDSESQPLQQPLASPAAAATASTPTAPEIVVSKPEHNNSNNLALYGSSGSGPGPGPGPGSASNSGGKSSKKKNQNIGYKLGHRRALFEKRKRLSDYALIFGMFGIVVMVIETELSWGAYTKESLYSLALKCLISLSTIILLGLIIVYHAREIQLFMVDNGADDWRIAMTYERIFFICLEILVCAIHPIPGNYTFTWTARLAFSYAPSTTTADVDIILSIPMFLRLYLIARVMLLHSKLFTDASSRSIGALNKINFNTRFVMKTLMTICPGTVLLVFSISLWIIAAWTVRACERYHDQQDVTSNFLGAMWLISITFLSIGYGDMVPNTYCGKGVCLLTGIMGAGCTALVVAVVARKLELTKAEKHVHNFMMDTQLTKRVKNAAANVLRETWLIYKNTKLVKKIDHAKVRKHQRKFLQAIHQLRSVKMEQRKLNDQANTLVDLAKTQNIMYDMISDLNERSEDFEKRIVTLETKLETLIGNIQALPGLISQTISQQQRDFLEAQIQNYDKHVAYSAERSRSLSRRRRSSSTAPPTSSESS